Proteins from one Ranitomeya variabilis isolate aRanVar5 chromosome 1, aRanVar5.hap1, whole genome shotgun sequence genomic window:
- the SDHC gene encoding succinate dehydrogenase cytochrome b560 subunit, mitochondrial isoform X1, translating into MGTSAKQEMDRFWDKNVRLSRPVSPHISIYKWSLPMMMSITHRGTGIALSAGVSLFGLAALVLPGDYASYLDLIKSLSLGPALIYSAKFAIAFPVMYHTWNGIRHLAWDLGKGFKIPEVYQTGYIVLALTLLSAAGVASL; encoded by the exons ATGGGGACGTCGGCCAAGCAAGAGATGGATCGCTTCTGGGACAAGAATGTCCGGCTGAGCCGCCCTGTGTCGCCCCACATCTCAATCTATAA ATGGTCTTTACCCATGATGATGTCCATCACGCACAGAGGAACGGGGATCGCCTTGAGTGCTG GTGTGTCGCTGTTCGGCCTGGCCGCCCTGGTTCTCCCTGGAGATTACGCCTCATACCTGGACCTCATCAAGTCTCTGAGCCTCGGCCCAGCGCTCATCTACTCTGCCAAGTTTGCCATTGCTTTCCCTGTcatgtatcacacgtggaacggcaTCCGCCACCTG GCCTGGGACCTCGGCAAAGGTTTTAAGATCCCTGAGGTGTACCAGACAGGCTACATCGTGCTGGCGCTCACCCTCCTGTCTGCGGCGGGCGTTGCTTCCCTGTGA
- the SDHC gene encoding succinate dehydrogenase cytochrome b560 subunit, mitochondrial isoform X2, with protein MAALLLRHSAWRCLSSPLRPGLCLRNTVPMGTSAKQEMDRFWDKNVRLSRPVSPHISIYKWSLPMMMSITHRGTGIALSAGVSLFGLAALVLPGDYASYLDLIKSLSLGPALIYSAKFAIAFPVMYHTWNGIRHLAWDLGKGFKIPEVYQTGYIVLALTLLSAAGVASL; from the exons ATGGCGGCGCTGTTATTGAG ACACAGCGCGTGGCGATGCCTGAGCTCCCCGCTCCGCCCAGGCCTATGCCTCCGAAA cactgTTCCAATGGGGACGTCGGCCAAGCAAGAGATGGATCGCTTCTGGGACAAGAATGTCCGGCTGAGCCGCCCTGTGTCGCCCCACATCTCAATCTATAA ATGGTCTTTACCCATGATGATGTCCATCACGCACAGAGGAACGGGGATCGCCTTGAGTGCTG GTGTGTCGCTGTTCGGCCTGGCCGCCCTGGTTCTCCCTGGAGATTACGCCTCATACCTGGACCTCATCAAGTCTCTGAGCCTCGGCCCAGCGCTCATCTACTCTGCCAAGTTTGCCATTGCTTTCCCTGTcatgtatcacacgtggaacggcaTCCGCCACCTG GCCTGGGACCTCGGCAAAGGTTTTAAGATCCCTGAGGTGTACCAGACAGGCTACATCGTGCTGGCGCTCACCCTCCTGTCTGCGGCGGGCGTTGCTTCCCTGTGA